CACACCTACCTGTAAAATGACTGCTTTATTTATCAGAACATGTGGTGCTAACATCTTTCTATGATTTGGTTTGTGTCTCTTTAGCGGATGCCAATCACAGGCTGAATCTCTTCTACCTCGCTAATGATGTCATTCAGAACTGCAAGAGGAAAAACGCCATCGCTTACCGCAGCACGTTTGCTGAAATCTTGCCTGGCGCCGCCCTGCTGGTCAAGTATGTGTCTAAGACGGGAAATTTTCTTTGAATGGTTTTGTTGTCTgtgtgatttaaataaaaaaaataaaataaaaaaaaaaagttctttttttgcGCTAAACGTTCTCGGCTTTGTTTGGCTCCAGGGATGCTAAAGTGCGTAAGTCGGTGGAGAGGATCTTCAACATTTGGCAGGAGCGCAGTGTTTACCCAGAGGAGTTGATCACTGAGCTGAAGGCAAATCTCCAGAAAAAAGAGACGGCGCCCCCTTCAGGTGAATACGTCTCATTGttcaaacacaaaataaagtTATACTATTGAGTGAGAcactctatttttttatttttttatccccccccccccccccttcaggCAGGGGCCTCAAGAAGTTTAGTGAAAAGTACTGAACTATACAATGTGCTATTTGTCCCCCCCCATATTTCTTGCTCTTCTTCCAGCTCCAGTTACTCCTAAAGCTGCCCTCAAGTCCAAGATCGTAGCAGAGTTCGCAGTAAGTATCTTGAATTGTATTATCTGACCCCCCCACCTCAAATTTGTCCttatctgttttctttttactcCACCTCCCCTCGCTTTAGCCTCAGGCGTTTATCGATCGCCTCACTGCGTACAAGCGCTCGTTAGAGGAGAGCGATCTGAAGGAGAAACAGCTCGCCGCTCTCAGGGTCGACGTCTGCAGCACCGAAGCTCTCAAGCGTCTCAAAGGTTTGTTCGTTTGTCCTTCTGACCGTTAACgtagcaccgacactggagactccttccataaccgTTCAAATAAACATAGAAAGCGGTTGTTTCTACGTTAATGATCGCATCGTGTTTATGCAGCAAAGCAAAACAACGGTCGTTAATAATAACGCACCTCGTGTTTGAAGGAAATCGTGTGACGCTAGAGCCGTTTAAAACCACATCACTCTCTTTATCCCCACAGATAAAGCAGGAGGAAATAAATTCTCAAAGGATTTCGAGGAAGGCAGCACGAAGCTGCAGGAGGTTGTGAAGTTTCTGGAAGGACAGAAGGAGGAAGGACCGGTGCTGCTCGAGGCTCTGGGGAACGCTGACGTTTTTTATGAAATGCAGTACAAAGAGGTCAAAATTGTCGCCAACGTAAGTGTCGTGATGCATAACGATGATTATATAGGACTCGGGTGTTGTCTAAATACCCCTCCCAGTCTGGGGTCAGATAAATATCTTATTGCCTATCTATTAATACTATTAACTACCTATTAAATCGCTTTTTGCTGGACATGTCTCTGCTCAGGCATACAAGACGTTCGCGAACCGTGTTTCGAATCTGAAACGCAAACTGGACGCTCTGAAAGCCACGCTGCCGGACGTCGAGTCTCCAGTTCCCTCGCCCTCGGAGGACGCGCCCTCGCCCTCCGGGTCTGAATCGCCCTTTCAcggattgggacgcagccaaCGGCCGAAAGACGAGAAAGACAACAGAGATGTGGAGGACATGGACATGTCTGATGAGGAGACCGCGAACAACACGAGCGTTATTGGTGAGCGTTCGTTCATTCGatcgttcatttatttattgcttttacatgtttttatatctaggttttttttcttcttctcttcagtcgaagacaaaaaagaaaaagcgcCTCCGCCGATAGTTTCCAAATCCACCAGTGCAATAGCAGCCAAGTCCCCTACTTTAGCCCCTCCCACAAAAACAACATCCGAGCCCGCAGCCGTTCAGACAACGTCTTCGTCTGCGGTGACCTCGCCCACTACTACTCTGAGCCCCGCCCCTTTAAATCTGGCCAATGTGGATCTGGGAAAGATCAGCTCTATACTGAATAGCATCACTAATGCCATGAAGAACACTGGTGAGCAAAATAAAAACGAAACATccttaaataattatttttcattattagtTTAAAGTGCGTCTGTCcaactgtacttttttttttattttttttttatttattttttttttttattacttcacAGGTGTGAGTCCTGTGTCTCGCCCCTCTCCGGGAACTCCCACTACACAACCAAGCCACACCCCCACAGCAAAAGCCACGCCCACTGTCGGAACTGCGGCACCCAATCCGCTGGCCAGCATCCTGTCGAGAGTGGATATTTCGCCAGAAGGAATCCTGAATGCGctcacaaagacacacacacactctggtaatgacacgcgcacacactctGGTAAtgacacgtgcacacacactcttttcacacatttttacacacacacatttagtgTTTTGTTCATACTCTCTTTTTCCTTCAGGTTTGTCTACTTTGCTTTCCTCCGCCCGTGCTGGTACTCTCACCTCCCCAAACTCTGCCCCCTCTTCTTCCGCCGTCACCACGGCGACGGTAACGGCGACGGTAACGACGGCAACCGCCACTCCAACAACCCTGACCACCCCGAAGACTCCAAAAGCCGCTGAACACAACAGCTTGAATCGTGAgtcggagcgagagagagtgacggattgggagagagacagagagaaagagagggagaaagaccgACAGGAAGTCGCAATGCCGAGCTTAGAGTCAAAAATCAACAACTTCCTGCAAGTGAATCCCGGATTTGCAGGCGTATTCGAGGCGGAAAGTAACAGCCCACTGCTTGTGGGCGGAGACGCCACACCGGTTCGAGACGAAAGGGGCGGGACTCCAACACAGGATGAAATCGTTGACAGCCCTTGCGTTATGGGCCACAAAGCCCACGTTTCCTCGTGGGGCACCGAAGACGACCGGAAGGACAGAGACTACCGGACCCCGTCGGGGAAGAGTGCGGCGAAAAACAAAGAGCAAGAAGTagggaagaggaggagtgaAGCATCCCCTGGCCACGCCCCATCCTCCTCTTCCACTTCGTCTTCCTTCTCTGCGCAGGAAGTGGCCACGAAAGCTAAAACGGAAGGGAGAAGAACGAGTGTAGGAGCTCAGAGAGAAAAAGGCAAGGAGGAAAAAGTAGGGAAGAAAGCAGcaaagaaacaggaagtgatgggCGGAGACAACGAACGCTATCATCGCATCGAAACCGTGGTTACCGCGGCAGCGGGCGACGAAGCCGGAACCATAGATCCGCTCAGCTACAGCAACCGCATCCAGACAGTCGAGAGCATTCGTGTGATTGGTCGAGGTCCCAGAAGGTCCAGTGGTGCGACCAGAGGGAGTGGGGTGTGGTACGAAGAGGCGGAGTTTATGGAAGCCTCACCTCTGCCTCACCCCGGAAATCACGGCCCTGATGGTTCTGGAGACCACGCCACATCTGCCTCAGCTCATTTGGTAGCTCCCCAGGGGCAATACTCGTCACCAcctccccctcccttcttcccTCCTTCTCAACCCCTGGCCCCTCCAGTTGTCCCTCCTCCTCACATTGCCCCGCCCACTCAACCCCCCTTGACCCCTTCTAGGGacttccctccctcccctacTACTACTTCTGTGATGGTGGGTGGCATCCTGGTCCCCATTGACCGAGTTTTGCCCCTCCCACCTGCTAATCTGCGTCCAGAGTCGGTGGCAGCCCATAGGGGCGGGGCTATCACGTCCAACAATTCTAGGGGTAAATTGTCTCACTCCATGCGCCCCATTCATCGCCCGCTATTGCAAAGCCCGACCTCGCCTTCGCCCACCACCCCAACCACACCCACAACCCCTACCCCTTCCAGAGAGCCCCGCCCGCTCTTGCCCTCCCCACCCCGACCCCTTCTTCGCTTGCCTTCACAGAGGCTCCCGTTGCCCCTCCCCCTTCCCCGAGAGCCCTTGTTGCCAGGTGCAAAGCGACCTGGCCACGCCTACAGAGGTGGATCGTTACATGCTCCTAAACGACCGTTTTTGCCTCCTCGCTATTAAGGGTTACAATGCTGTCTGATCATGCTTTTGCTTAGGCCCTGTGCCCTTGCTACTAAGGCCAAAGGTCACATGATATGAGCCTAAACACATGCACACTTAAGCCCCTCCCCCAGCTTGGTTTCCCTCAAAGCCAGTTACTTAGACGAGATGGTGGGATGAACTAGGAGATAAAGgaagatgaacagagagagaaaaggtgGTTATTCTGATCATTTCCACTTATCTTTGtgcaaacgtgtgtgtgtgtgtgtgtgtgtgtttgtttgtgtgtggaaaCACACAAAACCAGATTATTCTGAATGATCTAGGTCTGTAATTAAGAATGTAAATAGaagctttctctctttcctgtgTGGCTTCTGCATTCCTGCTCTCAagctctatcactctctctgtaAACACACTTTAACCTCTGCTTCACACTTATATCAAAGATCTGGATTAAACCTGCGTTCACATTAGAAATCGTCACTCCAGGTTTGTGGGCGTGGTCTGTCCAGCTTCTTTTCATTTCCGAAAAAAGAAACATCAGTAGCCAAAAGGTATAAAGTCTGTTGTACGAATTTATACGTTACTTTTGCTTAAAGCTTCTTTCCGTGCTCTGTTTTCTTTCCGGAATTGGAGCGAAACGCAAGCAGATACTAGAGAGTTGAGCATTTGTGGGTGGGGCTTTGTCACTAATGTGAACGCAGGCTTATTGTTGCTCAACGGCAAAGATATACAATCTCAAGTTTCAACTATTACATGAAAGCAGAATTAgtctagcaaaaaaaaaaaaaaaaatctcaatctTAATGCTTCCTTTTTTTCATACTTCCTGTCTTTTGATTCCTTggttaaatttattattattattttttttttagttctcgCGTGTATTATTACTAATAAAAGCCCTGCGTTGAGAAACATGAATGATCGGGGGCTTACAGTTCTTTATCGTAATAAttctaatgtttgttttttggtgtgtgtgtgtgcgggggcgaggtttttttttttgttttggttttttttttcttacttttggAGAACAATGTAAATGCGAACTCTGTAActttttggatttaaaaaaaaaaagaatctgtttctGAATCTGTACACAAGCAAGCTACGTGTACgattttaaaagagaaaaaacaaaacaagctatTACAGGCGATTTACGTAACTGAGCTACACCCCTTGTTGCTTGGGGTGAAGAGCGCTGGCGATGCATATTTAGGCTCCACCCCCTTATCAGAGTTTATACAAAATGATGCAAGATTACGGTCTAAACAAACTCTGAACCTTTTCAGCGTATGGCTTAACACTCGTTGCGTGAATAAAAATTGAATGACAGAATCGTGCACGTAGCTCTTTTAAAGGTGAATACCCTTTCCTAGGAATCTGATTGGATGGTAAAAGAAGAGGCACGGTTACACTTTGCATTTTGTCTGTTTCCTGTTCCTTTTCCCTTttgagttacacacacacaaggtcgtaattttcaaaaaaaaaaaaaaaaaaaaactcccgaGGCCAAAATTGCTTTTGAATAACGTTTCTGATGCACCCTCGTCCACTTCCTGTTGCCAAGCTCCCTTTTCCTCCTGCCTTGGG
This genomic window from Ictalurus punctatus breed USDA103 chromosome 1, Coco_2.0, whole genome shotgun sequence contains:
- the rprd2b gene encoding regulation of nuclear pre-mRNA domain-containing protein 2 isoform X2 codes for the protein MAAGAEAASSGGRSSSSAVLEATLDRRFQGVTNTMESIQSLSSWCLENKKHHGVVVRSWMKWLKKSDANHRLNLFYLANDVIQNCKRKNAIAYRSTFAEILPGAALLVKDAKVRKSVERIFNIWQERSVYPEELITELKANLQKKETAPPSAPVTPKAALKSKIVAEFAPQAFIDRLTAYKRSLEESDLKEKQLAALRVDVCSTEALKRLKDKAGGNKFSKDFEEGSTKLQEVVKFLEGQKEEGPVLLEALGNADVFYEMQYKEVKIVANAYKTFANRVSNLKRKLDALKATLPDVESPVPSPSEDAPSPSGSESPFHGLGRSQRPKDEKDNRDVEDMDMSDEETANNTSVIVEDKKEKAPPPIVSKSTSAIAAKSPTLAPPTKTTSEPAAVQTTSSSAVTSPTTTLSPAPLNLANVDLGKISSILNSITNAMKNTGVSPVSRPSPGTPTTQPSHTPTAKATPTVGTAAPNPLASILSRVDISPEGILNALTKTHTHSGLSTLLSSARAGTLTSPNSAPSSSAVTTATVTATVTTATATPTTLTTPKTPKAAEHNSLNRESERERVTDWERDREKEREKDRQEVAMPSLESKINNFLQVNPGFAGVFEAESNSPLLVGGDATPVRDERGGTPTQDEIVDSPCVMGHKAHVSSWGTEDDRKDRDYRTPSGKSAAKNKEQEVGKRRSEASPGHAPSSSSTSSSFSAQEVATKAKTEGRRTSVGAQREKGKEEKVGKKAAKKQEVMGGDNERYHRIETVVTAAAGDEAGTIDPLSYSNRIQTVESIRVIGRGPRRSSGATRGSGVWYEEAEFMEASPLPHPGNHGPDGSGDHATSASAHLVAPQGQYSSPPPPPFFPPSQPLAPPVVPPPHIAPPTQPPLTPSRDFPPSPTTTSVMVGGILVPIDRVLPLPPANLRPESVAAHRGGAITSNNSRGKLSHSMRPIHRPLLQSPTSPSPTTPTTPTTPTPSREPRPLLPSPPRPLLRLPSQRLPLPLPLPREPLLPGAKRPGHAYRGGSLHAPKRPFLPPRY
- the rprd2b gene encoding regulation of nuclear pre-mRNA domain-containing protein 2 isoform X1 → MAAGAEAASSGGRSSSSAVLEATLDRRFQGVTNTMESIQSLSSWCLENKKHHGVVVRSWMKWLKKSDANHRLNLFYLANDVIQNCKRKNAIAYRSTFAEILPGAALLVKDAKVRKSVERIFNIWQERSVYPEELITELKANLQKKETAPPSAPVTPKAALKSKIVAEFAPQAFIDRLTAYKRSLEESDLKEKQLAALRVDVCSTEALKRLKDKAGGNKFSKDFEEGSTKLQEVVKFLEGQKEEGPVLLEALGNADVFYEMQYKEVKIVANAYKTFANRVSNLKRKLDALKATLPDVESPVPSPSEDAPSPSGSESPFHGLGRSQRPKDEKDNRDVEDMDMSDEETANNTSVIVEDKKEKAPPPIVSKSTSAIAAKSPTLAPPTKTTSEPAAVQTTSSSAVTSPTTTLSPAPLNLANVDLGKISSILNSITNAMKNTGVSPVSRPSPGTPTTQPSHTPTAKATPTVGTAAPNPLASILSRVDISPEGILNALTKTHTHSGNDTRTHSGLSTLLSSARAGTLTSPNSAPSSSAVTTATVTATVTTATATPTTLTTPKTPKAAEHNSLNRESERERVTDWERDREKEREKDRQEVAMPSLESKINNFLQVNPGFAGVFEAESNSPLLVGGDATPVRDERGGTPTQDEIVDSPCVMGHKAHVSSWGTEDDRKDRDYRTPSGKSAAKNKEQEVGKRRSEASPGHAPSSSSTSSSFSAQEVATKAKTEGRRTSVGAQREKGKEEKVGKKAAKKQEVMGGDNERYHRIETVVTAAAGDEAGTIDPLSYSNRIQTVESIRVIGRGPRRSSGATRGSGVWYEEAEFMEASPLPHPGNHGPDGSGDHATSASAHLVAPQGQYSSPPPPPFFPPSQPLAPPVVPPPHIAPPTQPPLTPSRDFPPSPTTTSVMVGGILVPIDRVLPLPPANLRPESVAAHRGGAITSNNSRGKLSHSMRPIHRPLLQSPTSPSPTTPTTPTTPTPSREPRPLLPSPPRPLLRLPSQRLPLPLPLPREPLLPGAKRPGHAYRGGSLHAPKRPFLPPRY